Proteins encoded together in one Corallococcus soli window:
- a CDS encoding TerC family protein — translation MLTDSVWPWVGFNVFVVAMLAMDLGLFHRKEHAVSPKEATLWTLVWVSISLAFCGGVWRYGGQGPALEWLTAYVVEYALSVDNLFVFLMVFGYFRVAPQHQHRVLFWGILGAFVMRAVLILAGTALVAKFHWLIYIFGAFLVFTAVKMLVAKDDEDVDPEAGFIVKMSRRLLPVARQGEGSRFFTLEDGRRKVTPLFIVLMVVEATDLLFAMDSIPAVLGISKDPFIIYTSNVCAILGLRSLFFVVSSLMEKFHLLKIALGVILGFVGVKMLLEYFYKIPIGVSLAVIAGCLVLAVVGSLVFPKPPEVASAPEAGKQPEAPAREQERG, via the coding sequence GTGCTTACCGATTCAGTCTGGCCCTGGGTGGGCTTCAACGTCTTCGTCGTGGCGATGCTCGCCATGGACCTGGGGCTGTTCCACCGCAAGGAGCACGCGGTGTCGCCGAAGGAGGCGACGCTCTGGACGCTCGTCTGGGTGAGCATCAGCCTCGCGTTCTGCGGGGGCGTCTGGCGCTACGGCGGCCAGGGCCCGGCGCTGGAGTGGCTGACGGCGTACGTGGTGGAGTACGCGCTGTCGGTCGACAACCTCTTCGTCTTCCTGATGGTGTTCGGCTACTTCCGGGTGGCCCCGCAGCACCAGCACCGGGTGCTCTTCTGGGGCATCCTGGGCGCGTTCGTGATGCGCGCGGTGCTCATCCTCGCGGGCACGGCGCTGGTCGCGAAGTTCCACTGGCTCATCTACATCTTCGGCGCGTTCCTGGTGTTCACGGCCGTGAAGATGCTGGTGGCCAAGGACGACGAGGACGTGGACCCGGAGGCGGGCTTCATCGTGAAGATGTCCCGGCGCCTGCTGCCGGTGGCGCGCCAGGGCGAGGGCAGCCGCTTCTTCACGCTGGAGGACGGCCGCCGCAAGGTGACGCCGCTGTTCATCGTGCTGATGGTGGTGGAGGCCACGGACCTGCTCTTCGCCATGGACTCCATCCCGGCGGTGCTGGGCATCAGCAAGGACCCCTTCATCATCTACACGTCCAACGTCTGCGCCATCCTGGGCCTGCGCTCGCTCTTCTTCGTCGTCTCCAGCCTGATGGAGAAGTTCCACCTGCTGAAGATCGCCCTGGGCGTCATCCTGGGCTTCGTCGGCGTGAAGATGCTGCTGGAGTACTTCTACAAGATTCCCATTGGCGTCTCGCTGGCGGTCATCGCCGGGTGCCTGGTGCTGGCCGTCGTGGGGTCGCTGGTGTTCCCCAAGCCGCCGGAGGTGGCCTCGGCGCCGGAGGCCGGCAAGCAGCCGGAGGCCCCCGCCCGGGAGCAGGAGCGCGGCTAG
- the treY gene encoding malto-oligosyltrehalose synthase yields MFQDGLEAGARTAKQADAEGTQTTVEALAEGLFGQVRQELEARRVTPLSTYRMQLHQGFTFQQAKAVVPYLARLGVSDFYASPYLKATPGSTHGYDCVDHQRLNPEVGTPEDHADFCRTLLQHGLGQVLDVVPNHMGIERDNRLWLDVLENGPSSVYAKFFDIDWRPVKDELADNVLLPILGDQYGIVLERGELKLSFDAGAFHLHYYDHRLPVAPRQYARILCHGLERLEAQLGAEHPHLVELLSILTALEHLPPRTEVERSKVIERHREKEVIKRRLATVAADSPELTAYIHENVRVFNGTPGNVRSFDMLDALLQECSYRLAHWRVAGEEINYRRFFDINGLAAIRVEDPDVFLEAHQLIFEWLREGRVTGLRIDHPDGLFDPTAYFLDLQERFFVERARARFEADLDAGGDARWPQVEALLRAKWRQEVMDTPDSPLRKALFVSVEKIQGGRERIPDAWAVHGTTGYRFANAVSGLFVHPAAEAHLTETYERFAGGTQDFAELVYQKKLLIMRVSMASEINVLAHELNRISEMNRRTRDFTLNSLRRALIEFIALFPVYRTYVDGWRQELDARDVQYIEWTLQRAKERNTNTNASIFDFLRDILLGRYPEHVGDEEKAVMLRFAMKLQQVTGPVMAKGLEDTVFYIYNRLVSLNEVGGEPEHFGMRATTFHLRNQERAERWPGSMLTSSTHDTKRSEDVRARINVLTELPEAWRERARAWADLTQPFVSHLSSGPAPSANDTYLFFQTVVGAWPMGEHASPKELEDFHRRVREYMAKAIKEAKVRTAWTNPDAAYDDAMARYVDACFDPKKGQAFLDDVRAFKRRIERAGQHNALGQLLLKLASPGVVDTYQGCELWDLSLVDPDNRRPVDYALRERLLAGLDAEAAKDRAALCARLSKDMDDGQVKLFLTAEALRLRQKHADLFRMGGYAALEISGPRAPAAVGFVRTHGDTVLLACAPRYTLEALEAGGLAQAYDGTFLDLPEAYAGMMFRNVFTGRQVRPQQGPGGAGLALGPLLAEFPVVLLEMERSTG; encoded by the coding sequence ATGTTCCAGGACGGACTCGAGGCAGGGGCGCGCACCGCGAAGCAGGCGGACGCGGAAGGCACGCAGACGACGGTGGAGGCGCTGGCGGAGGGCTTGTTCGGCCAGGTGCGCCAGGAGCTGGAGGCACGGCGCGTCACGCCGCTGTCCACCTACCGGATGCAGCTGCACCAGGGCTTCACCTTCCAGCAGGCCAAGGCGGTGGTGCCCTACCTGGCCCGGCTGGGGGTCAGTGACTTCTATGCGTCCCCCTACCTGAAGGCCACGCCGGGCAGCACCCACGGCTACGACTGCGTGGACCACCAGCGGCTCAACCCGGAGGTGGGCACGCCGGAGGACCACGCGGACTTCTGCCGGACCCTTCTCCAGCACGGCCTGGGGCAGGTGCTGGACGTGGTGCCCAACCACATGGGCATTGAGCGGGACAACCGCCTGTGGCTGGACGTGCTGGAGAACGGCCCGTCGTCCGTCTACGCGAAGTTCTTCGACATCGACTGGCGGCCGGTGAAGGACGAGCTGGCGGACAATGTGCTGCTGCCCATCCTGGGCGACCAGTACGGCATCGTGCTGGAGCGCGGCGAGCTGAAGCTGTCCTTCGACGCCGGCGCCTTCCACCTGCACTACTACGACCACCGCCTGCCGGTGGCCCCGCGCCAGTACGCGCGCATCCTGTGCCACGGCCTGGAGCGGCTGGAGGCCCAGCTGGGCGCGGAGCACCCGCACCTGGTGGAGCTGCTCTCCATCCTCACCGCGCTGGAGCACCTGCCGCCGCGCACGGAGGTGGAGCGCTCGAAGGTCATCGAGCGGCACCGCGAGAAGGAGGTCATCAAGCGGCGGCTCGCCACGGTGGCGGCGGACAGCCCGGAGCTCACGGCCTACATCCACGAGAACGTGCGGGTGTTCAACGGCACGCCCGGCAACGTGCGCTCCTTCGACATGCTGGACGCGCTCCTCCAGGAGTGCAGCTACCGGCTGGCGCACTGGCGCGTGGCGGGCGAGGAGATCAACTACCGCCGCTTCTTCGACATCAACGGCCTGGCGGCCATCCGCGTGGAGGACCCGGACGTCTTCCTGGAGGCCCACCAGCTCATCTTCGAGTGGCTGCGCGAGGGGCGCGTCACCGGCCTGCGCATCGACCATCCGGACGGCCTGTTCGACCCCACCGCCTACTTCCTGGACCTGCAGGAGCGCTTCTTCGTGGAGCGCGCGCGGGCGCGGTTCGAGGCGGACCTGGACGCAGGGGGGGACGCCCGCTGGCCGCAGGTGGAGGCGCTCTTGCGCGCGAAGTGGCGCCAGGAGGTGATGGACACCCCGGACAGCCCGCTGCGCAAGGCGCTCTTCGTGTCGGTGGAGAAGATTCAGGGCGGCCGCGAGCGCATCCCGGACGCGTGGGCGGTGCACGGCACCACCGGCTACCGCTTCGCCAACGCGGTCAGCGGCCTGTTCGTGCACCCGGCGGCGGAGGCGCACCTGACGGAGACGTACGAGCGCTTCGCCGGCGGCACGCAGGACTTCGCGGAGCTCGTGTACCAGAAGAAGCTGCTCATCATGCGCGTGTCCATGGCGAGCGAGATCAACGTCCTGGCGCACGAGCTCAACCGCATCTCGGAGATGAACCGCCGCACGCGCGACTTCACGCTCAACAGCCTGCGGCGCGCGCTCATCGAATTCATCGCGCTGTTCCCCGTCTACCGCACCTACGTGGACGGCTGGCGGCAGGAACTGGACGCGCGCGACGTGCAGTACATCGAGTGGACCCTCCAGCGGGCCAAGGAGCGCAACACCAACACCAACGCGTCCATCTTCGACTTCCTGCGCGACATCCTCCTGGGCCGCTACCCGGAGCACGTGGGGGATGAGGAGAAGGCGGTGATGCTGCGCTTCGCGATGAAGCTGCAGCAGGTGACGGGGCCCGTCATGGCCAAGGGCCTGGAGGACACGGTCTTCTACATCTACAACCGGCTGGTGAGCCTCAACGAGGTGGGCGGTGAGCCGGAGCACTTCGGCATGCGCGCCACCACCTTCCACCTGCGCAACCAGGAGCGCGCGGAGCGCTGGCCGGGCAGCATGCTCACCTCCAGCACCCACGACACCAAGCGCAGCGAGGACGTGCGCGCGCGCATCAACGTCCTCACGGAGCTGCCGGAGGCGTGGCGCGAGCGCGCCCGCGCGTGGGCGGACCTGACGCAGCCCTTCGTCTCCCACCTGTCCTCGGGCCCCGCGCCGTCCGCCAACGACACCTACCTCTTCTTCCAGACGGTGGTGGGCGCGTGGCCCATGGGCGAGCACGCGTCCCCGAAGGAGCTGGAGGACTTCCACCGCCGCGTGCGCGAGTACATGGCCAAGGCCATCAAGGAGGCCAAGGTCCGCACCGCGTGGACCAACCCGGACGCCGCCTACGACGACGCGATGGCGCGCTACGTGGACGCGTGCTTCGACCCGAAGAAGGGCCAGGCCTTCCTGGACGACGTGCGCGCGTTCAAGCGCCGCATCGAGCGCGCGGGCCAGCACAACGCGCTGGGCCAGCTGCTGCTGAAGCTCGCGTCGCCGGGCGTGGTGGACACGTACCAGGGCTGCGAGCTGTGGGACCTGTCCCTGGTGGATCCAGACAACCGCCGGCCGGTGGACTACGCCCTGCGGGAGCGGCTGCTGGCGGGGCTGGACGCGGAGGCCGCGAAGGACCGGGCCGCCCTGTGCGCCCGGCTGTCCAAGGACATGGACGACGGGCAGGTGAAGCTGTTCCTCACGGCGGAGGCGCTGCGGCTGCGCCAGAAGCACGCGGACCTGTTCCGGATGGGGGGCTACGCGGCCCTGGAGATCTCCGGCCCCCGCGCGCCCGCGGCGGTGGGCTTCGTCCGCACGCACGGCGACACGGTGCTGCTCGCCTGCGCGCCGCGTTACACCCTGGAGGCCCTGGAGGCCGGGGGCCTGGCGCAGGCGTATGACGGTACGTTCCTGGACCTTCCGGAGGCATATGCGGGCATGATGTTCCGCAACGTCTTCACCGGGCGCCAGGTCCGTCCCCAGCAGGGGCCGGGAGGCGCGGGGCTGGCCCTGGGGCCGCTCCTCGCGGAGTTCCCGGTGGTGCTGCTGGAGATGGAGAGGAGCACTGGATGA
- the hemH gene encoding ferrochelatase: MGLPSTKRGLLLINLGTPDAPESGPVRRYLREFLNDPRVIDIHPVGRWFLLNLFILPFRPAKSAEAYRKVWTQEGSPLLVYGRALEAAVAERLKGDYEVALAMRYGNPSLPDVIARLKAKGVSEFTVLPLYPHEAASSASSSLARTYEVLAEGWDVPNVRAVPAFFDDAGFLDAFASVARPVIDEARADHVLFSFHGLPERHMRKSDPTGQHCLASAGCCDVLGDANRHCYRAQCFDTARSLARRLALPEGGYTVSFQSRLGRTPWVKPYTDVVLPELAARGVKRLAVMCPAFVADCLETLEEVGIRAKEQFVEAGGEALTLVPSLNAHPEWVDAVVRLVRASDGPPATARASLTESPVRAPREPAER, translated from the coding sequence ATGGGCCTGCCGAGCACGAAGCGGGGATTGCTGCTCATCAACCTGGGGACGCCGGACGCGCCCGAGTCGGGGCCGGTGCGCAGGTACCTGCGGGAGTTCCTCAACGACCCGCGCGTCATCGACATCCACCCGGTGGGGCGCTGGTTCCTCCTGAACCTCTTCATCCTGCCGTTCCGCCCCGCCAAGAGCGCGGAGGCGTACCGCAAGGTGTGGACCCAGGAGGGCTCGCCGCTGCTGGTGTACGGCCGCGCGCTGGAGGCGGCGGTGGCGGAGCGCTTGAAGGGGGACTACGAGGTGGCGCTCGCCATGCGCTACGGCAACCCGTCCCTGCCGGACGTCATCGCGCGGCTCAAGGCGAAGGGCGTGTCGGAGTTCACCGTGCTGCCGCTGTACCCGCACGAGGCCGCGTCGTCCGCGTCGTCGTCGCTGGCGCGCACGTATGAGGTGCTGGCGGAGGGCTGGGACGTGCCCAACGTGCGCGCGGTGCCGGCCTTCTTCGACGACGCGGGCTTCCTGGACGCGTTCGCCTCCGTGGCCCGGCCGGTGATTGACGAGGCGAGAGCGGACCACGTGCTGTTCAGCTTCCACGGGCTGCCGGAGCGCCACATGCGCAAGAGCGACCCCACGGGGCAGCACTGCCTGGCGTCCGCGGGCTGCTGCGACGTGCTGGGGGACGCGAACCGGCACTGCTACCGCGCCCAGTGCTTCGACACGGCGAGGAGCCTGGCCCGGCGGCTGGCGCTGCCGGAGGGCGGCTACACCGTGTCCTTCCAGTCGCGGCTGGGGCGCACGCCGTGGGTGAAGCCCTACACGGACGTCGTGCTGCCGGAGCTGGCGGCCAGGGGCGTGAAGCGGCTGGCGGTGATGTGCCCGGCCTTCGTGGCGGACTGCCTGGAGACGCTGGAGGAGGTGGGCATCCGCGCGAAGGAGCAGTTCGTGGAGGCCGGGGGCGAAGCGCTGACGCTGGTGCCGTCCCTCAACGCCCACCCGGAGTGGGTGGACGCCGTGGTGCGGCTGGTGCGCGCGTCGGACGGTCCGCCGGCTACGGCGCGGGCGTCGCTGACGGAGTCGCCGGTGCGGGCGCCGCGGGAGCCTGCGGAGCGCTGA
- the glgX gene encoding glycogen debranching protein GlgX, which yields MRRAEVLPGKPFPLGATYDGSGVNFAVFSEHAKKVEVCLFDPGDPTKETRRFPLLETTHHVFHGYMPGVHAGCLYGLRVHGPYEPKKGLRFNPHKLLVDPYAKALHGKVDPKAPFHAYVHGGKEEDLAMDTQDDAWGVPKGVILTDAFDWEGDRRPEVPWHKTVLYELHVKGFTKLHPRIPEHLRGTYAGLAHPASIEHLKKVGVTSVELLPIHAYVDEPFLTQKGRSNYWGYNTLNFFAPDARFSASGSLGEQVAEFKGMVKLLHRAGIEVILDVVYNHTCEGNHLGPTLSFKGLDAGAYYRLSEKDPRYFMDFTGCGNSWNAAHPYALKLVADSLRYWVEVMHVDGFRFDLATTLGRDRHGYDTRAAFFQILHQDPVLSRAKLIAEPWDVGDYGYQVGNFPVLWSEWNGKYRDTIRRYWKGDDRQAAEIGSRLTGSSDLFALSGRKPTASVNFVTAHDGFTLHDLVTYSQKHNEANGEDNRDGANDNHAWNCGVEGETTDAKVNALREQQKRNFLASLFLSQGVPMLVAGDEMGRTQKGNNNAYCQDNELSWVHWELNEKQRQLLEFTVRMTKLRREQPVLSKRRFFRGAHIWDSELKDLAWFRPDGKEMKREDWEKPYVRSLAFLLGGDAIATPDDEGHRIVGDTLLVLLNAHHEPITFLLPALEWGADWELVVDTAATGESQRTHTPAGGKVQAVGRSVVVLRRPTTEWE from the coding sequence ATGAGGAGGGCCGAGGTGCTTCCAGGGAAGCCGTTTCCCCTGGGCGCCACGTATGACGGGAGCGGCGTCAACTTCGCCGTGTTCAGCGAGCACGCGAAGAAGGTGGAGGTCTGCCTCTTCGACCCCGGGGACCCCACGAAGGAGACCCGGCGCTTCCCGCTGCTGGAGACGACGCACCACGTCTTTCATGGCTACATGCCGGGCGTGCACGCCGGGTGTCTGTACGGCCTGCGCGTCCACGGGCCGTACGAGCCGAAGAAGGGGCTGCGCTTCAACCCGCACAAGCTCCTGGTGGACCCGTACGCGAAGGCGCTGCACGGCAAGGTGGACCCCAAGGCCCCGTTCCACGCCTACGTGCACGGGGGCAAGGAGGAGGACCTGGCCATGGACACCCAGGACGACGCCTGGGGCGTACCCAAGGGCGTCATCCTGACGGACGCGTTCGACTGGGAGGGGGACCGGCGGCCGGAGGTCCCCTGGCACAAGACGGTCCTCTACGAGCTGCACGTCAAGGGCTTCACCAAGCTGCACCCGCGCATCCCCGAACACCTGCGTGGCACGTACGCGGGCCTGGCGCACCCGGCCTCCATCGAACACCTGAAGAAGGTGGGCGTGACGTCCGTGGAACTGCTGCCCATCCACGCGTACGTGGACGAGCCCTTCCTCACCCAGAAGGGGCGCTCCAACTACTGGGGCTACAACACGCTGAACTTCTTCGCCCCGGACGCGCGCTTCAGCGCCTCCGGTTCGCTGGGCGAACAGGTGGCGGAGTTCAAGGGGATGGTGAAGCTGCTGCACCGCGCGGGCATCGAGGTCATCCTCGACGTCGTGTACAACCACACCTGCGAGGGCAACCACCTGGGCCCCACGCTGTCCTTCAAGGGGCTGGACGCCGGCGCGTACTACCGGCTCAGCGAGAAGGACCCGCGTTACTTCATGGACTTCACCGGGTGCGGCAATTCGTGGAACGCCGCGCACCCGTACGCGCTGAAGCTGGTGGCGGACTCGCTGCGCTACTGGGTGGAGGTGATGCACGTGGACGGCTTCCGCTTCGACCTGGCGACGACGCTGGGGCGGGACAGGCACGGCTACGACACCCGCGCGGCCTTCTTCCAGATCCTCCACCAGGACCCGGTGCTCAGCCGCGCGAAGCTCATCGCGGAGCCCTGGGACGTGGGCGACTACGGCTACCAGGTGGGCAACTTCCCGGTGCTGTGGAGCGAGTGGAACGGCAAGTACCGCGACACCATCCGGCGCTACTGGAAGGGCGATGACCGGCAGGCGGCGGAGATCGGCTCGCGGCTGACGGGCAGCTCGGACCTGTTCGCGCTGTCCGGGCGCAAGCCCACGGCGAGCGTGAACTTCGTCACCGCGCACGACGGCTTCACGCTGCACGACCTGGTGACGTACAGCCAGAAGCACAACGAGGCCAACGGCGAGGACAACCGCGACGGGGCCAACGACAACCACGCCTGGAACTGCGGCGTGGAGGGGGAGACGACGGACGCGAAGGTGAACGCGCTGCGCGAACAGCAGAAGCGCAACTTCCTGGCGTCGCTCTTCCTGTCGCAGGGCGTGCCCATGCTGGTGGCGGGCGACGAGATGGGCCGCACGCAGAAGGGCAACAACAACGCCTACTGCCAGGACAACGAGCTGTCGTGGGTGCACTGGGAGCTCAACGAGAAGCAGCGCCAGTTGCTGGAGTTCACCGTCCGCATGACGAAGCTGCGGCGCGAGCAGCCCGTCTTGAGCAAGCGCCGCTTCTTCCGCGGGGCCCACATCTGGGACAGCGAGCTGAAGGACCTGGCGTGGTTCCGGCCGGACGGCAAGGAGATGAAGCGGGAGGACTGGGAGAAGCCCTATGTGCGCTCCCTGGCCTTCCTGCTGGGCGGGGACGCCATCGCCACGCCGGACGACGAGGGCCACCGCATCGTCGGGGACACGCTGCTGGTGCTGCTCAACGCGCACCATGAACCCATCACGTTCCTGCTGCCCGCGCTGGAGTGGGGCGCGGACTGGGAGCTGGTGGTGGACACGGCGGCCACGGGCGAGTCGCAGCGCACGCACACCCCGGCCGGCGGCAAGGTGCAGGCGGTGGGGCGCTCCGTGGTGGTGCTGCGCCGGCCGACGACGGAATGGGAGTAG
- the apaG gene encoding Co2+/Mg2+ efflux protein ApaG: MSTATTDGIRVTVEPTFWPERSTPEAGQFAFMYKVEIVNEGDAPAQLHARHWLITDAQGNVDEVKGEGVVGRQPRLGPGERFEYTSWAMLKTPFGTMRGTYEMVRPDGTRFEARIAEFALTLPHALH; this comes from the coding sequence ATGTCCACCGCCACCACCGATGGCATCCGCGTCACCGTGGAGCCAACCTTCTGGCCGGAGCGCAGCACCCCCGAGGCCGGGCAGTTCGCCTTCATGTACAAGGTGGAGATCGTCAACGAAGGCGACGCTCCCGCGCAGCTCCACGCCAGGCACTGGCTCATCACGGATGCCCAGGGCAACGTGGACGAGGTGAAGGGCGAAGGCGTGGTGGGCCGCCAGCCCCGGCTGGGGCCGGGCGAGCGTTTCGAGTACACGAGCTGGGCGATGCTGAAGACGCCCTTCGGCACCATGCGCGGCACCTACGAGATGGTGCGTCCGGACGGCACCCGCTTCGAGGCCCGCATCGCCGAGTTCGCCCTCACGCTGCCGCACGCGCTGCACTGA